In the genome of Thunnus thynnus chromosome 6, fThuThy2.1, whole genome shotgun sequence, the window ATAGCTCTTCAAACAAGGTCCTGATGTCTCGTCTCCTGTTTTTACctcctttaaaatgaaacaactaGAAATCCATAAATATCTTTTTCAGACTTCTTCAAAGGGACcaaaaaatgtgttcacagaAATAGTTTTCTCTCCTACTTTGAAACTTGTAGAGGTGTCCTATTAGACCAGGAGGAAAAGGACATTCTTGGTCATGTTGAAAAGTCATTGAAAGTCATGGAGTTGTACACAGGATggggggggttggggtggggggggggtggatggAGGACAGCTGTCACGTCCTCAGTGGTATTTGTTCGTCTAGCCACGCTACTTTCCTGTGAGAGCAGCTCTGATTACACAGACATGTGGCATAGCATGACACACTGCCAACATGGTctagagaggcagagagagagagaaggtatCTAACCCCATTACAAATGACCACCTGTTGACACCACGCAGGGGgcggtgtgagtgtgtgtcagtgtgtgtgtgtgtgtgtgtgtgtgtgttctgtccaCTCCTGCACTGCAGAACACTGTAGATTCCTGAGGGAGATCCTCgctgagagaaaatgagagcgAGAGAGCAGCACAAAGTgaagcagggagagagaggttgaACTGTATGAGTGAAGAGAAATATGTGACCTCTACTCCAACACATgacatgtaaacacaaaaacatactaCATGTATGATAAGTTGAGCCTGAACAGTGCTGAGTCGCTCACAGCACAGATGGTTTATTTTAAAGAATGTGCTTTTGTATCACCATCATATTGTATACATCACAATATTTCAAATTTCTGGCATGATCACttaatttaaataatgtataaatCTTAAAGATGTCAGAGTTTCAGTCCCTGGAGAGacagtgtttcagtgtcttAAATCCAGATTTCGTTATTATCTATATTCTGCATTATGTGTCTATATGAGACCCATACTAAGTAGTACGTGTTGTGTAAAACGTGTTGCATTTGATCTTTTGGAAATCTGTACACACtgttaaacaacaaaatgcatTGCACtcattctttgtgtgtgtgtatgtgtgtgtgtgtgtgtgtggcagctaGTGACAGCCACAGCTTGGATAGGCTGAGGTCATAGCCACAAAGCCACCCTAACGggggaaagagaaacaaacccctacttgtctgtctctatgggtgtatctgtgtgtgacagacagatagataaacacatacacacacacacacacactgcacactgcCCCAGTCACCTCTTGCCTCCTCTCTTGGCTGCCCATGAGCAAACACACCTAGCTATATTGGATCTCATGTGTGACACATTGCcatggtctggactctgtgtgtgggtgtgcacaGGCAACTTTGATAGTGTGGTAACCCTGAagcaactcacacacacaaagtcaacaCCACATCTAAAtttaaacacactcacacttccAGTTATCAGTAACCTCCGCTGGCACTCCCCTATCAGGCAgccttatacacacacacacagttattagAATGTCTGACACTGTTGGGTGCATTTTCAGTTCACTGACATTTTAGTGTTACAGTTCTTGCTCGCTGCCAAGTGGGCAACCTGTGGTGCATTCACTTCACGGTGGAGAAATTGACTGATGTGTTTGCACATTTGAGCCCATCTGAGCCCATCTGAAGTACTACTGATCTTTTCTTCTGATtgtgaaataaatttaaaaaagatgattCCAACATTCTACCTGAGTGGAAATCAACTAGATTTAAACCTGCAAACTCAAAACAATGTCCTCCTTTTCTTGCAGGTGTCAGATCCCATCCCAATCAAAAAGTCCAAACATGAAGACTTCCCATCACAATCCCCACTGGCTGACAAAGAGAAGCAGCACGACTGGCTACAGTCCCTGTCCAACTCCAATAAGGTAAGTGTTGCTAAGCTCAGGGAGgagatgttgatgatgatgatgatgcatggTGCATGAGATGAGATGTCATGTAATATTATACAGAGGTTTCTGGATGAGGGTATCGCTTAAATTTAGATTTAGCAAGCCATACGAACgggagatgggggggggggggggtgtaacTGTAGATTCAACGGATTGACTTACTGAGATGGAGTGAAGTTTGAGAGTGTATTGTAACAGAATATAACCACAGTGtaatgatggatggatgtgaaGATCGATAttccctaaaaaaaaatctcccatGGAGGTAAAGTTACTAACATCTTAGCTGTATACTCAGAATACCTGCAACAATTTATCTTCACACTCACCCTGCTCAAGTCACACAACACTTTACTTGATGACAGACGTGCCTTTTAATCAATGGACCGGTCTAAACGAAAAGCAATCATGTACTGCAACCTGAAGCACATTGTAACGCTAATAAGTGAATATTTACaatcagaaataaataattgaagttGTATTGGATAACCGTAAATTTCTATGCCACCTTTCTGGATTACACCAAAGGTCATAGAGCCCTGTCTTCCATCTAAACTGTctaatattaaaagaaaaatatcaagCAAACTTGATGTGGAAACACCCTACAGCATCTACGGTGGTTATCAGGCGTGGTGTAATTTCCTCAGAGACAAAAATAACCTCTTTTATGCTGAAATTCAACGATCAAGCACATCTAATTTCTCTAGCAATAGCAGTGTAAAAAAAGTGGCCAAACAAATATTTCATCACAAAGACAGTGACATCATGGTATTTATGTCTTAATACCTATATTAAGACATAAAGAAATACTCTTCTtagaacaataatgtgtgtcagACATGGTTTTCCAGAAAAATGTATACAAGTgtaattaccacattaaaatccttaaaatggcatctactcctctttcctcattaaaaagtccagaatctataaatatgtaaatatatgtttcATCTCAgaagatgtctcctgcttcatgtttccacatcacacttgtgtgagttgaatattggaccatgaTTGTTTCTCAAAGGAAGGGGACATGTTGTAAAACCATCTGAACCTCCAGTATCATAGCATCACTGGTTCCATATGCAGCCATAACTGCACATCTGGCTATATCTCTACTGAATGCATTTTCTTTACATCTTACGTTATTGCTCTTTTCTCAGGGGCTTAACTGCATCCAGCCCAGGCAGAGACCCTCAGCATTTAGACCTTGGTCCCCACACATCTCTGCTGGTGATAAGGAACCCTCCAGTCATCCCCTGGCCCTGctgagagacaggtgagaccaGCACAGATCTAAATGGGAGACACTCTTACCAACAGCACTTAACTGGCTTTGAAAGAAATGAACTTGAGACGGCGAAATATGTGGTTCTAAGAGAAGCTTTTACTGTGAAAGATGACAGCCATTTTGTTCAGCTAGATCTGATGAGCTCCCAGCATGCTCTCTCACTTGTCTGGGTGGGCTGGTGTCACAGGGGTCAAGTCTGACTGTACCACAGCCTCCCACACTccaccattcacacacatttgacacacactcatacagtgGGCACCCACTTGGCATGGTGCTACCAGTGCAGCCTGCGCCTTATCACAGTTGATCTGGCCCAGTTTCTCATAAAGTGGGAGGAAAGAGCTGCAGGCTctttatttgaatgtttcttTCCCCTGTCAGCATAGGCTGCTTTCAAACTGAACCATACAATATGGTACTGGCTGTGTTTATGCAGCATTCAGTTCATAACCATGTTACTAAAGTAAGCTTTACTTAGGTTTATTGCGAGACACCCGCATAAGTTAAGTCTGGCTTAAGATATCTGGTTTCCTCCTAGTTTCTACAACTACAAGAGCCTGGAGAACGCTGTCGCCCCTAATGTTGCCCTCACACCGCTGCCCCTGGGAAAGGTGGGTCCCATGTCCCCATCGGTGCCCAGCACCTCCCACCCAAGTGGAGGTGAACCCCCAGGTGAGGGCGCCAACGCCAGCGCAAGGCCTCGCAAGAGAAGAGCCACAGGGGAGCTCCAGCTCCCAGCACCTGAGGGCCCCTGCCCTCCGTCCTCCACTGCCAGCAAGCCACTGCCACCACCACCTCAGGATGACAAAGACTCTGAGGTGGAGATTGAAGTGGAGAGCCGTGATGAATGTAAGCAAAGAACCCAATACCAGCAACCAGCTATGAATAGAATATGTGTTACGGGGCTAAACTGGTTCGCTAAAATTAGATTTGACAAGATCAACCAAATCTTGACAACTGAGAAGGAATCAGTTAATTTCCACTGCTGGAACCTCACCCTCTCTTGTGTCTCTGCTGTCTCCCAACAGTCACTTCGTCCTTGTCCTCCCTGTCGTCACCATCTTTCACCTCgtccagcagctcagctaaGGACCTGAGCTCGCCAGGTGCCCAAGGGCCAATCTGCACTGTCACGTCGGCTGAGGGCGCCACCCCCGCAGCCGCTCCCATTGCAACTCCCGTGACCCCTCCTGAGCTGGGGCTGGAGTCGGAGCTGGAGAGTCTGAGGCAGGCACTGGACAGTGGACTCGACTCCAAAGAGTCAAAGGAGAAGTTCCTGCACGAGATTGTTAAGATGAGAGTGAAGCAAGAGGAGAAGTTGGGATCGGCTCTGCAGGCCAAACGCAGCCTCCAGCAGGTAGGGTTCTTCTCATATCATTGTTAGACTAGTACCAAGTGTTGGTCATCTCAAAGACAAAGAGAACATTGGAATCAGTTTCAAGTATGTGCGTTAATGAGTAATAGTGGTTGTAGTagtgattagcctagcttagcacaaagactggaagcagaagGGAACCGCTAGCCTAAAAATATACCTAACAACTCCAAACCCAACACACAGAGTTGTAGACTTTGAAACTTGCACTCATATCAAGTCACTAAACTGATCTTAACTTGACCCAAAACACTATTAATACAGTTTTTCACTTCCATGGTCATCACTCAGAAACCAGAAAGAGTCGCATCTTGACTTGCAATTTGTAAACTGactcagactgatatcactgaACAGCCGTCACGTAACCCTGGTGATCATGTGCTTCTTTTCTTATTCTAACAGATATGCTAGATACATATATACTTTGTATATGATTGCAATTTAGAGCTTGCACAATATAGAAGTGTATCACTATTGGCTGAGAGAATGGGATACCCCAACCCAAGGTGGCTCATACAAACCTTACAGGGTTGGTGTTGTGGATTAGGGTGATGGTGGATTAGGGTGATGGTGGGGCCTCCTGTGCTTTCAAATTACTCAATTAtatctccttttctttcagttCAAGGCTATCTTTTTAACTTGTTACTCGGCtaaaggaatataatatatCTGTGCTAAAGCCAAGCTAGTGACTTCCTGCTACgtttgaaaaaaatacttttactttgtgAGGAAACTTAGACACAATCTCACCGtcctgaaacatcctgttgAAGTCTCACCTGTGCAACAGCAGGTTCTTCCCTTCATTCAGGATCAGACTATATACTGTCTTACATCTCCAGACATTACGCCACGTAAAGATGCTGCATTATTCATTAGTttgtattctgattggctgggggtgaACGTCAggccacacctccagccaatcagagtaggtgctcattaataatgcagattttacTGAAATAGCTCTGgaaacagcctgctggaggacacAGGGGAATCTGGGCTGTGAGCAAAGATGaatttagagaaatctaaacaagCTTGCCTCTATGTTCTTGAAATCAGACTAGACAGAAAGTTTTCAAAGTTGGCCCACTGAGAAAATGACGAGTTTAGGCATCAAAATACAGAAGTGGAGATTAGATTAAAAGTCATTATCACTGTCCGCAAAGTTTAGCATGAGTTGGCAAGTGATAACAATGAGAgcggatgttgctgcaaagggAAAGGCCAGacttccatttttatttttggctttGGACTGAGAACAAGAAAATGCCGACGAAGGAGTCTGTGTGGGCgagcaacacaaaaaaatgcatccCGAGCAAAGGAGAGATTCCAGTGCAACAGCATTCCACTTTCACTTTCCATCAGTGTTGAGAGGAGCTGTgtagaggaaacacaaacacaaccaacAACTGCAAAGCTAAAAGTACAGTGGTCTTACTTTAAAACAACCCACTGATGAGTTGAACTTAACCCCGACCCCGATGCTGTTGAAGGAGTTCTTATGTAAAGCCTCTGTAGAGTAAAGGGTGTGATGGGGATCGTTCCTTTTCACTCTTTTTGTAGGAACCAACAAAGCTTGATGACAGACATGTTTGTCCCAACTGCTAGTTTCCCATGAGAAGGCTATGGGCGTGTttccactgcacacacacacactcttgcacTCTTTCAGTGATTCAGAGGAAGGAAACCTAACTTCTGTCAGCTCACACATTGCCCTAACCCCTGACTTGGCTGGATGTAAACACTGGCATGGACACTTCAGCTTACTTTAATAAGTCACTGTTGTTGAGTGTTAACAGCTCAGAAACAGAGTAAAACAGTCATGTGACAGCCTCGTCCACTGGCTTTCACAGCGTTTGCACAAGTGTCGCGGGACGCTGAGTTTTCTTAGTGACAGAAACAGTcattaattacataaatataaacctACGATGGACAGTCACTCTCTTTTGATGCCGACTTCTACAATCCTCTCTTCCCAGGAGCTGGAGTTCTTGCGGGTTGCCAAGAAGGAAAAGCTGCGAGAGGCGACCGAGGCCAAGCGTAACCTAAGGAAGGAAATTGAACGCCTGCGAGCAGAGAGCgagaagaagatgaaggaaGCCAATGAGTCGCGGATCCGCCTGAAGCGGGAGCTGGAGCAGGCCCGGCAGCTGAGGGTCTGCGATAAAGGCTGTGAGGCCGGACGTCTTCGCGCAAAATACTCGGCACAGGTCAGTCAGACACCATAGCTGTTGGAGTGAGGTTTCAAGAACTTGTCGATCTGTCAGTTTGTCACGCTTTGGcattaaaatcttttaaaatagAAAGTTTAATGATCGCTTGATGATACATCAGAGAAACATAAGGCGTGTAGAAATGAAGTAGACAGACACTAACAGTCCTATGGTTGAAAAGTCTAGACGATTATGTCAACACCCTCAGAGTAattgcagtgtttcactgtctCAAGCACTCTCAAGGTCAGCAGAGGAGAAGGCAAGAAAAAACCCCACATTTCCTCGTCCCCAGTCAAAAATAAATGGGTGTAGCCTAAAGTGCACAGACGTATGATAAGTCCCCCTCTGaaaggaaacaggaagagacGTTGACTTCCCTCAggcatcatgggaaatgcagattagacaaaacaagagggAGGTTATGCTCTCCAGCTGTGTCTGCCTCCCTGCAGTGACTGCAGCTGTCTTTGGAAGGCTGTTGTTAAGAGAAGACGTTTTAGACGTTCATTTTGCTTTGCTGCACTTTTCAGAAGCTTTCAGAAATATCTTCGCTCTgaaagattgattttttttcttagagaAAAGGCCAGTTGTTTCCAGACGTCAGCTTAAAACAAACAGTATGTATGAAAGAAGTCGTACTGACATGATTAAAGTAAAATGAGTAGAAATTAGAAGGCTGATCTGCCAGCGCAGTGAGACAGTTTGACTGGAAATATTCTGATTGATGAAGTCTTGTCCGTATAAACTTAAACAATAGTTTAATGATAATTTTCACGTCACACAGTCCCATTCCAATTTTTCAGGAAGGAAGAAAGTGAACACAAACTCACA includes:
- the skia gene encoding v-ski avian sarcoma viral oncogene homolog a, giving the protein METVSRQSFQPHPGLQQTLKQFHLSSMSSLGGPAAFSARWQHELLFKKDGKEPEPVLQHLPPPVMPGPLFIPSDRSTERCETVLEGETISCFVVGGEKRLCLPQILNTVLRDFSLQQINSVCDELHIYCSRCTADQLEILKVMGILPFSAPSCGLITKTDAERLCNALIYGGAYPPRCKKELSGGSLELELTERSFKIYHECFGKCKGLFVPELYTSPNAACIQCMDCRLMYPTHKFVVHSHKAQENRTCHWGFDSANWRAYILLGQDYTGKEEKSRLELLLDEIKEKFDFANKYKRKASSRVSDPIPIKKSKHEDFPSQSPLADKEKQHDWLQSLSNSNKGLNCIQPRQRPSAFRPWSPHISAGDKEPSSHPLALLRDSFYNYKSLENAVAPNVALTPLPLGKVGPMSPSVPSTSHPSGGEPPGEGANASARPRKRRATGELQLPAPEGPCPPSSTASKPLPPPPQDDKDSEVEIEVESRDEFTSSLSSLSSPSFTSSSSSAKDLSSPGAQGPICTVTSAEGATPAAAPIATPVTPPELGLESELESLRQALDSGLDSKESKEKFLHEIVKMRVKQEEKLGSALQAKRSLQQELEFLRVAKKEKLREATEAKRNLRKEIERLRAESEKKMKEANESRIRLKRELEQARQLRVCDKGCEAGRLRAKYSAQIEDLQMKLQHAEADREQLRADLLQEREAREHLERVVKELQQQLWPKSNSDKEGTPKDTPADN